The window ACTAGGTATGGCTTCTAGCCTCTGCTTATTGCAATCTAAGCTAGCTGACGGAACCGTTAGTAgtcaaactaataaaaaaaggaaacgaGTAGTCAAAGCAAGGAAAGAAACAAGTGGAAATTTCCCTAGTGCCAAGGAAATAGCTAGCCTTGACAAAGATTTGATAAACGAGCACTGTAAACTTGGGTATAGAGCAAAGTGGATCGTTAAATTAGCAAAGATGGTCGAAAGCGGGAAACTGAATCTTGAAGAGATGGAAAGGAGATATATGACAGCAGAAGAAGTGTCTGAGAAACTGAACAAATTGAAAGGCTTTGGTCCTTTTTCAACTGCAACAGTGCTTATGTGTATTGGTTATTACCACCTTGTTCCATCTGATACCGAGACCCTAAGACTCTTCCGAGaggtatatatttatatatatatatttcttagtTCTGTTTATAAGTTATATTTCATTGATTAATCTAATCTAATGTTGTGTTTGGAGGTGCATGTAAATGTGGAATGTTCGAAAGAGACGCTAGAGACAGCAGCACAATCCTTTTACGACAGATTCTCTCCATTCCAGTCTTTAGCCTACTGGTTTGCTTctagtattttgaatttttaaatcatattcagtttcttttatatttatatatatgcttcTTCTTAcactttcatatatatatatatataggtttgATCTAATCCAAAACTATGAAACAAAACTTGGCAAGCTTAGCGAGTTGAGTCAGCTTGACTACAAGAGTGTTAGCGGATGCTCTCACATGAAGCAACTCAAGGCAGACTAGATGAATATCTCTCTCTAAAAAAACTCggtttttcttattatttaagTAGCTTGGGttcaatttattttatgttttattttttttcttttggattttTGGCTTTTTGTGTTTTACATTACAGCtttgtaacattttattttcatgaCCTGAGAATTAAATGTTGGAGAAAGGCTCTGTGAAATAAATAAGGGAGAAAAGCTCTCTTATGTGGTGTGTTGTCTCTATAACGAAACTATCTGTTACTGAAGATCATATGTTTGTCCCTATTTATGTGTTGTTTTTACGCTTTAGCTGTCCATCGCTTTTAAAGCTAAGCAATCCAAAATACGGTAACTTGACAACCAATCCTTGGAATTGTTTTTTCAATTTTCACATTTCCAAACTAATGCTCAAAGGTTTCTTATGTTCCTACGACGTTCTTTGACATCTTCAGGTGCAATGCAACATATGCGGTTCCAAATCTTCCAAGTGTGTGTGAAAATAATTTCGTGATTTTCTTTAACTCTGCATAAGTGTACTGTTTTAGCAATACAATAAATACAACGACATTATTATTGTCCTTTTTATTCTTCCTCTTAGTTTGACGCATGAAGACAATGATGGTAGTCGCCAGCCCAGCTGCGGAACCAATGGCTATGAGGATGATCGCCAGAACATGTAAAGCTATTTGACATTTATTAGATCCGGAGAGATTTCCCTTGGAATCATTAAGCTTGAGAATCTCTATACCACTCTCAGAACAACCtcgaaatactgtagattttcCTTGTTTTGAGGATGCAAGTCAAGTCGTAGATTAGGTCTCTTTCCACTTTTGCGGGGTAAAAATGTTTTGAAGTCTAGATACATCGGAAGCATCGGGCCACCGCTCAGGTTTCTAACGTCGGTTTCAGCCTTGGCAGTCTTGTTACCGATGTAGATTGAGAACCTCGGCAAGGCTGCTGCCTTCGCTGTACTGTCACAGAAATGAAGCCTAACAAGGTAGTTGAATCCAGCGTCCACTGCGAAGAGCCATGTCAAACCAAAATCTGGGTTTTAATTTGGTTAGGGTACTTCTCGTTATAAATTACGCGATAGGCCTTAGAGCAAGTCCATTGGTAAGAGACCCTAGTGGACTCTCATGAATAAATTAGTAgtttttttggtgatttgtaAAGTTAAGAACCTTTGTTAgactaattaattttcttatccTCCAATGGGAGAACCTCATTGaggttcttaaatttttttttttaagttgcaCAAAACATTTTCTAAGAAAGATGAAAGATATGTTAAAGATATGAACTCTATGGTGACTCACCACTCGATACATTATGAAAGATATGAAACATGAGCAGACAGTGAGAAAGATCACAATGTTATTACATAGAAGACAAAACAATTTCATATAAAACTTAATGAGAAAGATCACAATGTTACAGACTCGACAAAGCAGAATGTGTGTGTGGAAAATTACCTTGCATCCTACAAATTTGATCAATCAGAACCGATCCACCacgaaagtaaaaaaataaaaatggaatTAAAGAACTGACTTGTTGTTACAGAAGAATGTGTGTGGAAAACTCCGTTTATAACCCCATTACCAAAAGACACATTGCAACATTAAAAATGTGACCACAAGTATAATCTCACCATACAAAGaagtctaaaaaaatcaaatctgaGACAAATCATATACATATAAAGTCCTCGTCAGAGAAGAAGACGAGGAAGccaaagatgaaaaaaaaactgaaccttTGAGTGATTCCT of the Brassica rapa cultivar Chiifu-401-42 chromosome A03, CAAS_Brap_v3.01, whole genome shotgun sequence genome contains:
- the LOC103849671 gene encoding uncharacterized protein LOC103849671; this encodes MEKAVCNHGFFMMAPNVWDPKSKSLTRPLTLSNSSSVSVTISHPRTLSFLVIQVHGINNVSRVDEELILQQVGRMLRISAEDDRDVTEFQQLHEDAKKYGFGRIFRSPFLFEDMVKSILLSNMTWERTLGMASSLCLLQSKLADGTVSSQTNKKRKRVVKARKETSGNFPSAKEIASLDKDLINEHCKLGYRAKWIVKLAKMVESGKLNLEEMERRYMTAEEVSEKLNKLKGFGPFSTATVLMCIGYYHLVPSDTETLRLFREVHVNVECSKETLETAAQSFYDRFSPFQSLAYWFDLIQNYETKLGKLSELSQLDYKSVSGCSHMKQLKAD